The following are encoded in a window of Sorex araneus isolate mSorAra2 chromosome 11, mSorAra2.pri, whole genome shotgun sequence genomic DNA:
- the SFR1 gene encoding swi5-dependent recombination DNA repair protein 1 homolog isoform X1 → MCFFCVCVSELSRGFTVKMESPSASSVALPCNSPSCTSSQRVPGTLRERLQKTRSSFSSSYCVVKRLRVHDAEEEPNLAEKPASSTEESHSECEHFEPIDNAFESALLENSSKNITACESKSFDSGPRSDHQNDCSNENFPKQGLNEEKTELVKQIQEKEELLRRLKLVKMYRSKNDLSQLQLLIKKWRSCSQRLLYELQSALSEENKKLSLTQLIDHYGLDDKLLHYNRNEEEFIDV, encoded by the exons atgtgttttttttgtgtgtgtgtttcagagcTAAGCCGGGGCTTCACGGTCAAGATGGAAAGCCCGTCCGCCTCATCTGTGGCTTTACCTTGCAACTCGCCGTCCTGCACCAGTAGCCAA CGTGTGCCTGGGACCCTGAGGGAACGGTTACAGAAAACGAGGTCTTCATTCAGTTCCTCTTACTGCGTGGTTAAACGTCTTAGAGTCCACGATGCTGAGGAGGAGCCGAACCTTGCCGAGAAGCCGGCATCTTCAACAGAGGAGAGCCATTCTGAATGTGAACATTTTGAGCCCATAGACAACGCATTTGAAagtgcccttttggaaaatagttccAAGAATATCACTGCATGTGAATCTAAATCATTTGACAGTGGACCACGCAGTGATCACCAGAATGACTGTTCTAATGAGAATTTTCCTAAACAAGGATTAAATGAAGAAAAGACAGAGTTGGTGAAACAGATTCAGGAGAAAGAAGAACTTCTTCGGAGGCTAAAATTAGTCAAAATGTATAGATCAAAG AATGACCTATCTCAGTTACAGTTGTTAATAAAGAAGTGGAGAAGCTGTAGCCAGCGCTTGCTCTATGAGTTGCAGTCGGCTCTATCTGAGGAGAACAAGAAACTAAGCCTTACTCAATTGATAGACCACTATGGGTTAGATGATAAATTGTTACACtataacagaaatgaagaagaatTTATCgatgtttaa
- the SFR1 gene encoding swi5-dependent recombination DNA repair protein 1 homolog isoform X2 — protein MESPSASSVALPCNSPSCTSSQRVPGTLRERLQKTRSSFSSSYCVVKRLRVHDAEEEPNLAEKPASSTEESHSECEHFEPIDNAFESALLENSSKNITACESKSFDSGPRSDHQNDCSNENFPKQGLNEEKTELVKQIQEKEELLRRLKLVKMYRSKNDLSQLQLLIKKWRSCSQRLLYELQSALSEENKKLSLTQLIDHYGLDDKLLHYNRNEEEFIDV, from the exons ATGGAAAGCCCGTCCGCCTCATCTGTGGCTTTACCTTGCAACTCGCCGTCCTGCACCAGTAGCCAA CGTGTGCCTGGGACCCTGAGGGAACGGTTACAGAAAACGAGGTCTTCATTCAGTTCCTCTTACTGCGTGGTTAAACGTCTTAGAGTCCACGATGCTGAGGAGGAGCCGAACCTTGCCGAGAAGCCGGCATCTTCAACAGAGGAGAGCCATTCTGAATGTGAACATTTTGAGCCCATAGACAACGCATTTGAAagtgcccttttggaaaatagttccAAGAATATCACTGCATGTGAATCTAAATCATTTGACAGTGGACCACGCAGTGATCACCAGAATGACTGTTCTAATGAGAATTTTCCTAAACAAGGATTAAATGAAGAAAAGACAGAGTTGGTGAAACAGATTCAGGAGAAAGAAGAACTTCTTCGGAGGCTAAAATTAGTCAAAATGTATAGATCAAAG AATGACCTATCTCAGTTACAGTTGTTAATAAAGAAGTGGAGAAGCTGTAGCCAGCGCTTGCTCTATGAGTTGCAGTCGGCTCTATCTGAGGAGAACAAGAAACTAAGCCTTACTCAATTGATAGACCACTATGGGTTAGATGATAAATTGTTACACtataacagaaatgaagaagaatTTATCgatgtttaa